From Amycolatopsis sp. YIM 10, the proteins below share one genomic window:
- a CDS encoding type VII secretion protein EccE, producing the protein MSLSSPAPWGNRTAAVPLPAGGREPGSIADPAAAPWILPIRARQVALWEVAALGALAAYGLGDGFTAVSITAIALAVLVVVTTSVRFTGRHLAGWAWTWLTFRLRQHDDRRAGAGPMHSLVGEFPIRQHTDRAGNRLGIVGVGDGWTSVVRLTGGGLPAVGTLLDVLGATYRRADIPLDSAQLVVWTAPRPGQNPLRVCWLAVRYRPADAPIAALARGGGELGALRTTASAALGLAGALADVGYESTVLEAGELGEELRVALGAEPDFGAVQEVPEFTDGWRWWSAGTGDGRIRQSCFRPLSDRDLPKLVTGHVPTAAFTTVSYTLSRTAAGRERADVTVRVGTRGEATPPTGSPTLCGVPLVAVNGRHAEHVRRSLPLALP; encoded by the coding sequence GTGTCATTGTCTTCACCCGCCCCATGGGGGAACCGGACCGCCGCGGTGCCGCTTCCCGCCGGCGGCCGCGAGCCGGGCTCGATCGCCGATCCGGCCGCCGCGCCGTGGATCCTGCCGATCCGGGCCCGTCAGGTCGCCTTGTGGGAGGTCGCCGCGCTGGGCGCGCTGGCCGCCTACGGGCTCGGTGACGGCTTCACCGCTGTGTCGATCACCGCGATCGCGCTGGCCGTGCTGGTCGTGGTGACCACCTCGGTGCGTTTCACCGGCAGGCACCTGGCCGGGTGGGCGTGGACCTGGCTCACCTTCCGCCTTCGCCAGCACGACGACCGCCGCGCCGGGGCCGGGCCGATGCACTCGCTGGTCGGCGAGTTCCCCATCCGCCAGCACACCGACCGGGCGGGCAACCGGCTCGGCATCGTCGGTGTCGGTGACGGCTGGACCTCGGTGGTCCGGCTGACCGGCGGCGGGCTGCCCGCGGTCGGCACCCTGCTCGACGTGCTCGGCGCGACCTACCGCCGGGCCGACATCCCGTTGGACAGCGCGCAACTGGTGGTCTGGACCGCGCCGCGGCCGGGACAGAACCCGCTGCGGGTGTGCTGGCTGGCCGTGCGCTACCGGCCTGCCGACGCGCCGATCGCCGCGCTGGCCAGGGGCGGCGGTGAACTGGGTGCGCTGCGCACCACCGCGAGCGCGGCGCTGGGCCTGGCCGGCGCGCTGGCCGACGTGGGCTACGAGAGCACCGTGCTGGAGGCGGGCGAACTCGGCGAGGAACTCCGCGTCGCGCTCGGCGCGGAACCGGATTTCGGTGCTGTGCAAGAGGTTCCGGAGTTCACCGACGGCTGGCGCTGGTGGTCGGCGGGCACCGGCGATGGCCGCATCCGGCAGTCCTGCTTCCGCCCGCTGTCCGATCGGGACCTGCCGAAGCTGGTCACCGGGCACGTGCCGACCGCGGCCTTCACCACCGTCTCGTACACGCTGAGCCGGACCGCCGCCGGCCGCGAACGCGCCGACGTGACCGTGCGGGTGGGCACACGCGGCGAGGCCACCCCGCCCACCGGCTCACCGACGCTGTGCGGGGTCCCGCTGGTCGCGGTGAACGGACGGCACGCCGAACACGTGCGCCGCTCGCTTCCCTTGGCACTGCCGTGA
- a CDS encoding WXG100 family type VII secretion target, protein MTRAVQGFEETASGAKTTMASLEAELTETLRNYKGDQAVAFWDLQRRLQEKMQLAVRELDTMSSLVNQSFHNYGSGDAEVASSLHSVSSLASDAGGSVLGRLSGAN, encoded by the coding sequence ATGACGCGTGCGGTCCAGGGGTTCGAGGAGACCGCTTCTGGCGCCAAGACCACCATGGCCAGCTTGGAAGCGGAGCTGACCGAAACGCTGCGCAACTACAAGGGCGACCAGGCGGTGGCGTTCTGGGACCTGCAGCGCAGGCTGCAGGAGAAGATGCAGCTCGCCGTCCGCGAGCTGGACACCATGTCCAGCCTGGTCAACCAGAGCTTCCACAACTACGGCAGCGGTGACGCCGAGGTGGCCTCGTCGCTGCACAGCGTCTCCAGCCTCGCCTCCGACGCCGGTGGCTCCGTGCTCGGCCGCCTGTCCGGCGCGAACTGA
- a CDS encoding YbaB/EbfC family nucleoid-associated protein: MSDPYQVPDMNALLEEVRAQTEQVRRIQRSVEKMEVKGYSRGNEVVATLRGDGRFTEISIDPDAARRFPARELGEIVLEAVNNGLTKLGEASRAKFAPVIDAAGASQQ, encoded by the coding sequence ATGAGCGATCCGTACCAGGTCCCGGACATGAACGCGCTGCTGGAGGAGGTCCGTGCGCAGACCGAGCAGGTGCGGCGGATCCAGCGGTCGGTGGAGAAGATGGAGGTGAAGGGCTACTCGCGCGGCAACGAGGTGGTCGCCACCCTGCGCGGCGACGGCCGGTTCACCGAGATCTCCATCGATCCCGACGCCGCGCGCCGCTTCCCGGCCAGGGAACTGGGCGAGATCGTGCTCGAAGCGGTCAACAACGGGCTGACCAAGCTCGGTGAGGCCAGCCGGGCGAAGTTCGCGCCGGTGATCGACGCCGCGGGGGCTTCGCAGCAGTGA
- a CDS encoding WXG100 family type VII secretion target translates to MADMVEVNFNALQFSSASLAEKAKQLTGQLETLQQNLQPIKATWYASGSSAGQAAEAAETRLRQATADIVAIIAQFGGKVGEAHDTQYALENRNTNYFAV, encoded by the coding sequence ATGGCCGACATGGTCGAAGTCAATTTCAACGCACTGCAGTTCAGCTCCGCCTCGCTGGCGGAGAAGGCCAAGCAGCTGACCGGTCAGCTGGAGACGCTGCAGCAGAACCTGCAGCCGATCAAGGCCACCTGGTACGCCTCGGGCAGCTCGGCCGGTCAGGCCGCGGAAGCCGCCGAGACCCGGCTCCGCCAGGCCACCGCGGACATCGTCGCGATCATCGCGCAGTTCGGCGGCAAGGTGGGCGAGGCGCACGACACGCAGTACGCGCTGGAGAACCGGAACACCAACTACTTCGCCGTGTGA
- a CDS encoding WXG100 family type VII secretion target produces the protein MYFPNSSAMDATASSGGPITILPQIVSGSPEQIAKHVGELLKKATEFATLLNEFAGAAKQLEKVWEGKASESALKKIADSLASLNKIIDVVRRGADLLGISGTLVQTAQQAYRSVVAAVNPTVASLMSNPWTYGAAVALSTATSASLKGFIQAIAALLKTLGVVDLAGQITQLVTIISEIEKLFGGGDKGSGSGTAPGTGGIGATPVAPPQSPPSVASPSGQQVAGNGGLPVGGGPGGGYGTGGHGTGTGGYPGGAGGGFGGGTAPGGFTNYLPPALNGFTGNQGQSPWEWAAGGGGTAGGSLAPGLIDPRNAWIPVDPAANAVPGQTLPAPADPAPSQPAPGGGESGGGGGNGEEIVIRTEQGDVATSIEVPMGRDIELDLEFTVDGKEYEQHIDIDADGTVSVDR, from the coding sequence GTGTATTTCCCGAACTCCAGCGCGATGGACGCGACCGCTTCTTCCGGCGGGCCGATCACCATTCTGCCGCAGATCGTTTCCGGTTCCCCGGAGCAGATCGCCAAGCACGTCGGTGAGCTGCTGAAGAAGGCGACCGAGTTCGCCACGCTGCTCAACGAGTTCGCCGGGGCGGCGAAGCAACTGGAAAAGGTGTGGGAGGGCAAAGCCAGCGAATCCGCGCTGAAGAAGATCGCCGATTCACTGGCTTCGCTGAACAAGATCATCGACGTGGTGCGCAGAGGCGCGGACCTGCTCGGCATTTCCGGCACGCTGGTCCAGACCGCGCAGCAGGCCTACCGCTCGGTGGTCGCCGCGGTCAATCCGACGGTCGCCTCGCTGATGTCGAACCCGTGGACCTACGGCGCCGCGGTGGCGCTGTCCACCGCGACCAGCGCTTCGCTGAAGGGCTTCATCCAGGCCATCGCGGCGCTGCTCAAGACGCTCGGTGTGGTCGACCTCGCCGGGCAGATCACCCAGCTGGTCACCATCATCAGTGAAATCGAGAAGCTGTTCGGCGGTGGTGACAAGGGCTCGGGCTCCGGCACCGCGCCGGGCACCGGCGGCATCGGTGCCACTCCGGTGGCCCCGCCGCAGAGCCCGCCCTCGGTGGCCAGCCCGTCCGGCCAGCAGGTCGCGGGCAACGGCGGCCTGCCCGTGGGCGGCGGGCCGGGCGGTGGTTACGGCACGGGTGGTCATGGCACGGGAACCGGCGGTTATCCCGGTGGCGCCGGTGGCGGGTTCGGTGGTGGCACCGCGCCCGGCGGGTTCACCAACTACCTGCCGCCCGCGCTGAACGGGTTCACCGGCAACCAGGGCCAGTCGCCCTGGGAATGGGCCGCCGGCGGTGGGGGCACCGCCGGTGGCTCGCTCGCCCCCGGGCTGATCGACCCGCGCAACGCGTGGATCCCGGTCGACCCGGCGGCGAACGCGGTGCCGGGGCAGACCCTGCCCGCACCCGCCGACCCCGCGCCGTCGCAGCCCGCCCCCGGCGGCGGCGAGAGCGGCGGTGGTGGCGGCAACGGCGAGGAGATCGTCATCCGCACCGAGCAGGGTGACGTGGCCACCTCGATCGAGGTGCCGATGGGCCGCGACATCGAGTTGGACCTCGAGTTCACCGTGGACGGCAAGGAATACGAGCAGCACATCGACATCGATGCCGACGGCACCGTGTCGGTCGACCGTTGA
- the eccCa gene encoding type VII secretion protein EccCa — translation MTLARDRLPLSGEQPSEIVLQSPPMLPKGGSGGALQLMLFLPMMLGMGAMSFVYIGRDGGAMTWVFGALFITAMGGMIVMSLARGGQQKKAQINEERRDYQRYLAGLRGQVRDIADNQRSAMISLQPEPADLWAYVTSGRLWDRRRADGHFGQVRVGTGPQRLMTPLKAPQTVPLEDLDPVSSTSLRHFIRTYSTVNGLPVAISLRSFATVSLSGRRGEVLDLTRALLAQLATFHSPNDLRIALCAATERQPEWDWLKWLPHAGSGSGTDAAGPARLVAGDLAGLAEALGQDLGERAAFTRAPGHGHDLPHIVLVLDGGRTEGDTRLMPYGGKHGVTVLDVSTEEPNAVPSDRTLCLHTDRTQLGMLVGEGGEQQLGFLGVPDGLDAGAAEALARRLTPLHQVGTVVTGDNPMSSTFGLSGLLGIGDPRDVDTAITWAPRAARDRLRVPLGVDPDGRPVELDLKESAEGGMGPHGLVIGATGSGKSELLRTLVTALAVTHSSERLNLALIDFKGGATFAGMTHLPHTCAVITNLSEELILVDRMADAINGEVIRRQELLRAAGNYASARDYERAREAGANLRPLPSLLVIIDEFSELLSARPEFIDLFVSIGRLGRSLGIHLLLASQRLEEGRLRGLDSHLSYRIGLRTFSASESRAVLGVADAYQLPPVPGSAYLKADTDSLIRLKAAYVSGELPPRQVVREKGAPAQHIVPFTLGPVSAPVPVESDEPVETAHEEPSTGETVIDAMLSRLDGPAAHQIWLPPLAEPPTLDQLLPPLGEDPDRGLCPVGWGGNGRLIVPVALVDKPIEQRRDLLWADFSGAGGHALVVGAPQTGKSTLLRAIVGVLALTHTPAEAQFFLLDMGGGALSPVAGLPHVSGYATRRDAQRCRRVVAEVTTLLEQREEFFAANGIESAAEFRNRRAEFTESTDGREFGDVFLVVDDWATVRKDYEQLEEQITALAARGLGFGIHVVLSANTWMGVRAQLRDAVGTRFELRLGDPGDSLIDRKAARNVPAEAPGRGITADKLHFLGGLPRIDGDQRAGTIGVGATDLVRRISESWHGGPAPRVRLLPARIELSSLPPAPPKKVTLGVAESTLEPVLLDFGADPHFLAFGDVESGKSALLRVIGQGIMSAYHADDAAIIVADYRRGLLDAVTGRHLLGYAGSAPVLDGLISEVVQAMRLRLPGPEVTAEQLRNRSWWTGPDLFVLVDDYELVATAGNNPLLPLLEFLPQARDIGLHLVIARGSGGAGRALFEPVVQRVRELGSPGLVMSGSKDEGPLIGDVKAGPLPPGRGTLVSRRLGTGLLQVAWTPPAD, via the coding sequence ATGACCCTGGCCCGAGACCGGTTGCCACTATCGGGTGAGCAGCCGAGCGAGATCGTCCTGCAGTCTCCGCCGATGCTGCCGAAGGGCGGCAGCGGTGGCGCGCTCCAACTGATGCTGTTCCTGCCCATGATGCTCGGCATGGGCGCCATGTCGTTCGTCTACATCGGACGCGACGGCGGCGCGATGACCTGGGTCTTCGGCGCCCTGTTCATCACCGCGATGGGCGGCATGATCGTGATGTCGCTGGCCAGGGGCGGGCAGCAGAAGAAGGCGCAGATCAACGAGGAGCGCCGGGACTACCAGCGGTACCTGGCCGGGCTGCGCGGGCAGGTGCGCGACATCGCGGACAACCAGCGCTCGGCGATGATCTCGCTGCAGCCCGAGCCCGCCGACCTGTGGGCCTACGTGACCAGCGGCAGGCTGTGGGACCGGCGGCGCGCGGACGGTCACTTCGGCCAGGTGCGCGTCGGCACCGGGCCGCAACGGCTGATGACCCCGCTCAAGGCCCCGCAGACGGTCCCGCTGGAGGACCTCGACCCGGTGTCCTCGACCAGCCTGCGGCACTTCATCCGCACTTACTCCACAGTGAACGGTCTGCCGGTGGCCATCTCGCTGCGGTCCTTCGCCACGGTTTCGCTGAGCGGGCGCCGCGGTGAGGTGCTCGACCTGACCAGGGCGCTGCTGGCCCAGCTGGCCACCTTCCACTCACCGAACGATCTGCGCATCGCGTTGTGCGCGGCCACCGAGCGTCAGCCCGAATGGGACTGGCTCAAGTGGCTGCCCCACGCCGGCTCCGGCAGCGGTACCGACGCCGCGGGTCCGGCCCGGCTGGTCGCCGGCGACCTGGCCGGGCTGGCCGAGGCGCTCGGCCAGGACCTCGGCGAGCGCGCCGCGTTCACCCGCGCGCCGGGGCACGGCCACGACCTGCCGCACATCGTGCTGGTGCTGGACGGCGGCCGCACCGAGGGCGACACCCGGCTGATGCCATACGGCGGCAAGCACGGCGTCACCGTGCTCGACGTGAGCACCGAGGAACCGAACGCCGTGCCCAGCGACCGGACGCTGTGCCTGCACACCGACCGCACCCAGCTGGGCATGCTGGTCGGCGAGGGCGGTGAGCAGCAGCTCGGCTTCCTCGGCGTGCCGGACGGCCTCGACGCCGGTGCGGCCGAAGCGCTGGCCAGGCGGCTCACCCCGCTGCACCAGGTCGGCACCGTGGTCACCGGCGACAACCCGATGTCGTCCACCTTCGGCCTGTCCGGGCTGCTCGGCATCGGCGACCCGCGTGACGTGGACACCGCGATCACCTGGGCGCCGCGTGCGGCCAGGGACCGGCTGCGCGTCCCGCTCGGCGTCGATCCCGACGGCCGCCCGGTGGAGCTGGACCTCAAGGAGTCGGCCGAAGGCGGGATGGGACCGCACGGCCTGGTCATCGGCGCCACCGGGTCCGGCAAGAGCGAGCTGCTGCGCACCCTGGTCACCGCGCTCGCGGTGACGCACTCCTCGGAACGGCTGAACCTGGCGCTGATCGACTTCAAGGGTGGCGCCACCTTCGCCGGCATGACCCACCTCCCGCACACCTGCGCGGTGATCACCAACCTGTCCGAGGAACTGATCCTGGTCGACCGCATGGCCGACGCGATCAACGGAGAGGTGATCCGGCGGCAGGAACTGCTGCGCGCGGCGGGCAACTACGCCTCGGCCCGCGACTACGAACGCGCGCGCGAGGCGGGTGCGAACCTGCGGCCGCTGCCCTCGCTGCTGGTGATCATCGACGAGTTCAGCGAGCTGCTCTCGGCCCGCCCGGAGTTCATCGACCTTTTTGTCTCGATCGGCCGGCTGGGCCGCAGCCTCGGCATCCACCTGCTGCTCGCTTCTCAGCGCCTCGAGGAAGGGCGGCTGCGCGGGCTCGACTCGCACCTGTCCTACCGGATCGGCCTGCGCACGTTCTCCGCCTCGGAAAGCCGGGCCGTGCTCGGGGTCGCCGACGCCTACCAGCTGCCGCCGGTGCCCGGTTCGGCCTACCTCAAGGCGGACACCGATTCGCTGATCCGGCTCAAGGCCGCCTACGTCTCCGGTGAGCTGCCGCCCCGGCAGGTGGTGCGAGAGAAGGGCGCGCCCGCCCAGCACATCGTGCCGTTCACGCTGGGGCCGGTGAGTGCCCCGGTGCCGGTCGAATCCGACGAGCCCGTCGAGACAGCCCACGAGGAACCCAGTACCGGTGAGACGGTCATCGACGCCATGCTCTCCCGGCTCGACGGCCCGGCCGCACACCAGATCTGGCTGCCGCCGCTGGCCGAACCGCCCACTTTGGACCAGTTGCTGCCGCCGCTCGGCGAGGACCCCGACCGCGGTCTGTGCCCGGTCGGCTGGGGCGGCAACGGGCGGCTGATCGTGCCGGTGGCGCTGGTGGACAAGCCAATCGAACAACGGCGTGACCTGCTCTGGGCGGACTTCTCCGGCGCGGGCGGGCACGCGCTGGTGGTCGGCGCCCCGCAGACCGGCAAGAGCACGCTGCTGCGCGCGATCGTCGGTGTGCTCGCGCTGACCCACACACCCGCCGAAGCCCAGTTCTTCCTGCTGGACATGGGTGGTGGCGCGCTGTCGCCGGTCGCCGGGCTGCCGCACGTGTCCGGGTACGCCACCCGGCGCGACGCGCAGCGCTGCCGCCGCGTGGTCGCCGAGGTGACCACGCTGCTCGAACAGCGCGAGGAGTTCTTCGCCGCCAACGGGATCGAGTCGGCCGCGGAGTTCCGCAACCGCCGCGCGGAGTTCACCGAGAGCACCGACGGCCGCGAGTTCGGCGACGTGTTCCTGGTGGTCGACGACTGGGCCACGGTCCGCAAGGACTACGAGCAGCTGGAGGAGCAGATCACCGCGCTCGCCGCGCGCGGGCTCGGGTTCGGCATCCACGTGGTGCTCTCGGCGAACACCTGGATGGGCGTGCGCGCGCAGCTGCGCGACGCCGTCGGCACGCGGTTCGAGCTGCGCCTCGGTGATCCCGGTGACTCGCTGATCGACCGCAAGGCGGCCCGCAACGTGCCCGCCGAAGCGCCCGGCCGCGGCATCACCGCGGACAAGCTCCACTTCCTCGGTGGACTCCCCCGCATCGACGGCGACCAGCGCGCGGGCACGATCGGCGTCGGCGCCACCGATCTGGTGCGCCGGATCAGCGAGTCGTGGCACGGCGGCCCGGCGCCGCGGGTTCGCTTGCTCCCGGCCAGGATCGAGCTGTCCAGCCTGCCACCGGCACCGCCGAAGAAGGTCACCCTCGGCGTCGCGGAGTCCACTTTGGAGCCCGTGCTGCTCGATTTCGGCGCGGATCCGCACTTTCTCGCATTCGGTGACGTGGAGTCGGGCAAGAGCGCGCTGCTGCGCGTGATCGGCCAGGGCATCATGTCGGCCTACCACGCCGACGACGCGGCGATCATCGTCGCCGACTACCGGCGCGGCCTGCTCGACGCGGTCACCGGGCGCCACCTGCTCGGTTACGCGGGCTCAGCGCCCGTGCTGGACGGTCTGATCAGCGAAGTGGTCCAGGCGATGCGCCTGCGGCTGCCGGGCCCGGAGGTGACCGCTGAGCAGCTCCGCAACCGGTCGTGGTGGACCGGGCCCGACCTGTTCGTGCTCGTCGACGACTACGAGCTGGTGGCCACCGCGGGCAACAACCCGCTGCTGCCGCTGCTGGAGTTCCTGCCGCAGGCGCGGGACATCGGGCTGCACCTGGTGATCGCGCGCGGCAGCGGGGGCGCCGGGCGGGCCCTGTTCGAGCCGGTGGTGCAGCGCGTCCGCGAGCTGGGTTCGCCGGGGCTGGTGATGTCCGGGTCCAAGGACGAGGGACCGCTGATCGGCGACGTCAAGGCGGGCCCGTTGCCGCCGGGACGAGGCACTTTGGTCAGCAGGCGGCTGGGCACCGGGCTGCTCCAGGTGGCCTGGACACCACCGGCGGACTGA
- the eccD gene encoding type VII secretion integral membrane protein EccD, translated as MTDTVTPAAAGSATRRVTVVTPLARVDVALPPQSTLAELVPQLVRLAGADGQATPEHPGWALTRLGGAPLAPGLTVAAAGMRDGEVLYLTPRERPRAPLLFDDVVDSIASASESDREWGADLARRAGITAAVVLLLGAAVLSQASFAGTLFAPIACGLLALVLLLGGGALSRAAGDAQAGAATALAGIGAALLAGMSAFPPHPLFSLDAGPLGIGLAAVAVFGALSAVTVADRLPWFVAVTVSAVLAAPAAGIVLLTGVRPVSAASVLAVLATAMAAFAPMLALRLGRLPLPRVPDDMASFRADERPSLGAAMAGQTAYAQRLLTGLLVALGSVVLGCSVVLVSQGGAWEAGLTALLGLAWVLRSRSYAGGPQRLVLIGYGLAGLSCAGLWLGVEADRSLVFAAALAVALAAVVCLVYAARVAKGHRSPYWSRLMDIIEFLALLSLVPITGVIIGVYEAVRG; from the coding sequence GTGACCGACACCGTCACCCCGGCAGCGGCAGGGTCGGCCACCCGCCGGGTCACCGTGGTGACCCCGCTCGCGCGGGTCGATGTGGCCCTGCCACCGCAGAGCACGCTCGCCGAACTGGTGCCGCAACTCGTCCGGCTCGCCGGCGCCGACGGTCAGGCCACCCCGGAGCACCCCGGCTGGGCGCTGACCCGGCTCGGTGGCGCGCCGCTGGCGCCCGGGCTGACCGTGGCCGCCGCCGGGATGCGCGACGGCGAGGTGCTCTACCTGACCCCGCGCGAGCGCCCGCGCGCGCCACTGTTGTTCGACGACGTGGTGGATTCGATCGCCAGCGCGAGCGAGTCCGACCGCGAATGGGGCGCGGACCTGGCCCGCCGCGCCGGGATCACCGCCGCGGTGGTGCTGCTGCTCGGCGCGGCCGTGTTGTCGCAGGCCAGTTTCGCGGGCACGCTGTTCGCGCCGATCGCCTGCGGCCTGCTCGCGCTGGTGCTGCTGCTCGGCGGTGGCGCGCTGAGCCGCGCCGCCGGGGACGCGCAGGCCGGTGCGGCCACCGCGCTCGCCGGGATCGGCGCGGCTCTGCTCGCCGGGATGTCGGCCTTCCCGCCGCACCCGCTGTTCTCGCTCGACGCCGGGCCGCTGGGCATCGGGCTCGCCGCGGTGGCGGTGTTCGGCGCGCTGTCCGCGGTGACGGTGGCCGACCGGCTGCCGTGGTTCGTCGCGGTCACCGTTTCCGCGGTGCTCGCCGCGCCCGCCGCGGGCATCGTGCTGCTGACCGGGGTACGTCCGGTCAGCGCGGCTTCGGTGCTGGCCGTGCTCGCCACCGCGATGGCCGCCTTCGCACCGATGCTGGCGCTGCGGCTCGGCCGTCTCCCGCTGCCGCGCGTCCCGGACGACATGGCCTCCTTCCGCGCCGACGAACGCCCGTCGCTGGGTGCCGCGATGGCCGGGCAGACCGCCTACGCGCAGCGCCTGCTCACCGGCTTGCTGGTGGCGCTGGGCAGTGTGGTGCTCGGCTGCTCGGTGGTGCTGGTTTCCCAGGGCGGTGCGTGGGAGGCCGGGCTGACCGCGCTGCTCGGGCTGGCCTGGGTGCTGCGGTCGCGGTCGTACGCCGGTGGCCCGCAGCGGCTGGTGCTGATCGGCTACGGCCTCGCGGGACTTTCGTGCGCCGGGCTCTGGCTGGGCGTCGAAGCCGACCGCTCGCTGGTTTTCGCCGCGGCGCTGGCCGTCGCGCTGGCCGCGGTGGTCTGCCTGGTCTACGCGGCGCGCGTGGCCAAGGGACACCGTTCGCCGTACTGGTCGCGCCTGATGGACATCATCGAGTTCCTCGCGCTGCTCTCGCTGGTGCCCATCACCGGCGTGATCATCGGCGTCTACGAAGCAGTGCGGGGCTAG
- a CDS encoding WXG100 family type VII secretion target: protein MTAHTNFGSFSHQQLYAMLHAGDSGGARAAAEKWRAAGFGLFEQADNLMSQLSEFDGHWTGGAADKYKIMIDDLVGGIRKVGQTAVSMRHLLEDAADELDTAKAEMPPPVNVPEVSPADLSLAVNPPLLPADASPDLMQAAAQRRAAAISNVEAQQQASNAANAAHSKAIQVMTDLAGDYTAAEESIPASPNAAVPPALAPGSPGGGAGSGGAPATPPPGGVSVVPGAPPTLPGDGTQPMPMPTDQPKPSSPLFGNMFTAGLAAASAAAFGRFGSIMPKVPPWAGGKKEGEEKPPGDGTGKLGDGFGGGAGGGGGVPIGGGSVGGLGGGGVGGVGGVGDGAAAAPGMAGSGGAAPGLSGLAGGAAGAAGAAAAKGMMPMMPFMPMGMGAGDMGSGRRIPPWLVETEDVWGESSVVAPSVIGEEPDDRR, encoded by the coding sequence ATGACCGCGCACACCAACTTCGGCTCGTTCAGCCACCAGCAGCTCTACGCGATGCTGCACGCCGGTGACTCCGGCGGCGCCCGCGCGGCCGCGGAGAAGTGGCGGGCGGCCGGGTTCGGCCTGTTCGAGCAGGCCGACAACCTGATGTCGCAGCTCTCGGAGTTCGACGGCCACTGGACCGGCGGCGCCGCGGACAAGTACAAGATCATGATCGACGACCTGGTCGGCGGCATCCGCAAGGTGGGCCAGACCGCGGTCTCCATGCGGCACCTGCTCGAAGACGCCGCCGACGAACTGGACACCGCGAAGGCCGAGATGCCGCCGCCGGTGAACGTGCCGGAGGTTTCGCCGGCCGACCTCTCGCTGGCGGTGAACCCGCCGCTGCTGCCGGCGGACGCCTCCCCGGACCTGATGCAGGCCGCGGCACAGCGCCGGGCCGCCGCGATCAGCAACGTCGAAGCACAGCAGCAGGCCTCCAACGCGGCGAACGCCGCGCACAGCAAGGCGATCCAGGTGATGACGGACCTGGCCGGCGACTACACCGCCGCCGAGGAGTCCATCCCCGCGTCGCCGAACGCCGCCGTCCCGCCCGCGCTCGCGCCGGGCTCCCCCGGGGGCGGCGCTGGAAGCGGCGGTGCGCCCGCGACACCGCCGCCCGGTGGGGTTTCGGTGGTGCCGGGCGCACCGCCGACCCTGCCCGGTGACGGCACGCAGCCGATGCCGATGCCGACCGACCAGCCCAAGCCGTCGAGCCCGTTGTTCGGCAACATGTTCACCGCCGGGCTGGCCGCCGCGTCGGCCGCGGCCTTCGGGCGCTTCGGATCGATCATGCCGAAGGTGCCGCCGTGGGCCGGTGGCAAGAAGGAGGGCGAGGAGAAGCCTCCTGGTGACGGCACCGGCAAGCTCGGTGACGGGTTCGGCGGCGGTGCCGGTGGCGGCGGCGGTGTCCCGATCGGTGGCGGGAGCGTCGGCGGTCTCGGTGGTGGTGGCGTCGGCGGCGTCGGCGGGGTCGGTGACGGCGCGGCCGCGGCACCCGGCATGGCCGGTTCCGGTGGCGCGGCGCCGGGGTTGTCCGGGCTGGCCGGTGGGGCGGCCGGCGCGGCCGGTGCCGCCGCGGCCAAGGGCATGATGCCGATGATGCCGTTCATGCCGATGGGCATGGGCGCCGGGGACATGGGCTCCGGCAGGCGGATTCCGCCGTGGCTGGTGGAGACCGAGGACGTGTGGGGTGAATCTTCGGTGGTGGCGCCGTCGGTGATCGGCGAGGAGCCGGACGACCGGCGCTGA
- a CDS encoding WXG100 family type VII secretion target yields MGGSQEFRAEPEAMRSAAGNVGGIIMRGVNSVGDLERLEVPPASFAGIGDAVAAAGEALRQQQVSAVRTLLSLMQEVNDLVRQCADEYQAADEAVATGYGGKPSSAGSVLPAIWGTPVAAELAACAVRDSAGAGGEPGSVGNVLRYMEQAGLAGPGADFADAAQFNAWLEGNADNQASVGVIEVYSGTARDLGDVPGGVRGGDVVIVADSVIGVAGNNGQLYNHGLVDSGIHGPAKVSVYRPAFA; encoded by the coding sequence ATGGGCGGCAGCCAGGAGTTCCGGGCGGAGCCCGAGGCGATGCGATCGGCAGCAGGCAACGTCGGCGGGATCATCATGCGCGGCGTGAACTCCGTCGGTGACCTGGAACGGCTCGAGGTGCCCCCGGCATCCTTCGCCGGCATCGGCGACGCCGTCGCGGCGGCCGGTGAGGCCCTGCGACAACAGCAGGTTTCCGCGGTCCGCACCCTGCTCTCCCTCATGCAGGAGGTGAACGACCTGGTGCGCCAGTGCGCCGACGAGTACCAGGCCGCCGACGAGGCGGTCGCGACCGGCTACGGCGGCAAGCCGTCCTCGGCCGGCTCGGTGCTCCCGGCGATCTGGGGCACCCCGGTGGCGGCCGAACTGGCGGCCTGCGCGGTGCGCGACAGCGCCGGCGCGGGCGGCGAACCGGGTTCGGTCGGCAATGTGTTGCGCTATATGGAACAGGCGGGCCTGGCCGGGCCGGGCGCGGACTTCGCCGACGCCGCCCAGTTCAACGCCTGGCTCGAGGGCAACGCGGACAACCAGGCCAGCGTCGGGGTGATCGAGGTCTACTCGGGCACCGCGCGCGACCTCGGCGACGTACCCGGCGGGGTGCGCGGCGGTGACGTGGTCATCGTGGCGGACTCGGTGATCGGGGTCGCGGGCAACAACGGCCAGCTGTACAACCACGGCCTGGTGGACTCCGGTATCCACGGGCCGGCGAAAGTGAGCGTCTATCGACCGGCGTTCGCCTGA